Proteins encoded within one genomic window of Camelina sativa cultivar DH55 chromosome 19, Cs, whole genome shotgun sequence:
- the LOC104766123 gene encoding OTU domain-containing protein DDB_G0284757-like isoform X1, with amino-acid sequence MDVNNVNPFASTSASARASGSTSASSNSSFSSSVADTDDDQTIARILAEDESLRREGKLGKRLSHLDSIPHTPRVNRQIPDINDATLDHELLSGRLATYGLAELQMEGDGNCQFRALADQLFRNAEYHKHVRKHVVKQLKQERKLYEEYVPMKYRHYTRKMKKLGEWGDHVTLQAAADRFEAKICLVTSFRDQSYIEILPHNKNPLREAWLSFWSEVHYNSLYANGVLAIPDVPTRKPRRKHWLF; translated from the exons ATGGATGTAAACAATGTGAATCCATTTGCAAGTACAAGTGCTAGTGCAAGAGCAAGCGGTAGTACAAGTGCGAGCTCAAACTCGAGTTTTAGTAGCAGTGTGGCGGATACAGATGATGATCAGACCATTGCACGTATACTAGCTGAAGATGAGAGTTTAAGAAGAGAAGGCAAGCTTGGGAAGAGACTATCTCATTTGGATTCTATCCCA CACACTCCTCGGGTTAACAGGCAAATACCCGATATAAATGATGCAACATTAGACCATGAGCTGCTCTCTGGGAG GTTGGCTACATATGGGTTAGCTGAATTACAAATGGAGGGAGATGGAAATTGCCAG TTTCGAGCTTTAGCAGACCAGCTTTTCCGCAATGCAGAATACCATAAACATGTAAGGAAGCATGTTGTAAAGCAG TTAAAACAAGAGCGGAAGTTATACGAAGAATATGTGCCAATGAAATACAGACACTACACCAGGAAGATGAAAAA ACTTGGTGAATGGGGAGATCATGTAACTCTTCAAGCTGCTGCAGATAGA TTCGAAGCCAAGATCTGCTTAGTCACATCCTTTCGGGATCAATCCTACATTGAGATACTTCCTCATAACAAGAACCCTCTTAGAG AGGCTTGGCTTAGCTTCTGGAGCGAAGTGCATTACAATTCACTATACGCTAATGGAG TTCTTGCTATTCCAGATGTTCCAACAAGAAAACCCAGAAGAAAGCATTGGCTCTTCTAG
- the LOC104766125 gene encoding protein JAZ13-like encodes MNGCSLDLCLSPMTPTLQFCRQDSTVSDHSSAMKPKDNNAFYNEGLSEYDLVEIQIRAIIEMARKDREVTTLELAPVRMESPLGCSVKRSVKRFLEKRKKRSKTITLTPRGSTSSSSSSPHNF; translated from the exons ATGAATGGTTGCAGCTTAGATCTCTGCCTATCTCCAATGACCCCTACGCTTCAATTTTGTCGCCAAGATTCTAC ggttAGTGATCATTCATCAGCCATGAAACCTAAGGACAACAATGCATTTTATAATGAAGGATTAAGCGAGTACGATCTTGTAGAGATCCAG ATAAGGGCAATAATAGAGATGGCAAGGAAGGATCGTGAAGTAACAACATTGGAGTTAGCACCGGTGAGAATGGAATCGCCGTTAGGTTGTTCGGTGAAGAGATCCGTGAAGAGGTTcttggagaagaggaagaagagaagcaaaactATTACACTTACACCTAGAGGCTCCacctcctcatcctcctcctctcctCATAATTTCTAA
- the LOC104766123 gene encoding OTU domain-containing protein DDB_G0284757-like isoform X2 has protein sequence MDVNNVNPFASTSASARASGSTSASSNSSFSSSVADTDDDQTIARILAEDESLRREGKLGKRLSHLDSIPHTPRVNRQIPDINDATLDHELLSGRLATYGLAELQMEGDGNCQFRALADQLFRNAEYHKHVRKHVVKQLKQERKLYEEYVPMKYRHYTRKMKKLGEWGDHVTLQAAADRFEAKICLVTSFRDQSYIEILPHNKNPLREAWLSFWSEVHYNSLYANGDVPTRKPRRKHWLF, from the exons ATGGATGTAAACAATGTGAATCCATTTGCAAGTACAAGTGCTAGTGCAAGAGCAAGCGGTAGTACAAGTGCGAGCTCAAACTCGAGTTTTAGTAGCAGTGTGGCGGATACAGATGATGATCAGACCATTGCACGTATACTAGCTGAAGATGAGAGTTTAAGAAGAGAAGGCAAGCTTGGGAAGAGACTATCTCATTTGGATTCTATCCCA CACACTCCTCGGGTTAACAGGCAAATACCCGATATAAATGATGCAACATTAGACCATGAGCTGCTCTCTGGGAG GTTGGCTACATATGGGTTAGCTGAATTACAAATGGAGGGAGATGGAAATTGCCAG TTTCGAGCTTTAGCAGACCAGCTTTTCCGCAATGCAGAATACCATAAACATGTAAGGAAGCATGTTGTAAAGCAG TTAAAACAAGAGCGGAAGTTATACGAAGAATATGTGCCAATGAAATACAGACACTACACCAGGAAGATGAAAAA ACTTGGTGAATGGGGAGATCATGTAACTCTTCAAGCTGCTGCAGATAGA TTCGAAGCCAAGATCTGCTTAGTCACATCCTTTCGGGATCAATCCTACATTGAGATACTTCCTCATAACAAGAACCCTCTTAGAG AGGCTTGGCTTAGCTTCTGGAGCGAAGTGCATTACAATTCACTATACGCTAATGGAG ATGTTCCAACAAGAAAACCCAGAAGAAAGCATTGGCTCTTCTAG
- the LOC104766126 gene encoding endoplasmic reticulum-Golgi intermediate compartment protein 3 encodes MGVKQALRSIDAFPRAEDHLLQKTQSGAVVSIVGLLIMATLFLHELSYYLNTLTVHQMSVDLKRGETLPIHVNMTFPSLPCDVLSVDAIDMSGKHEVDLDTNIWKLRLNSHGHIIGTEYLSDLVEKGHEHGHGHSSHKHDGKEEHKNETEIETLSSLGFDQAAETMIKKVKQALSDGEGCRVYGVLDVQRVAGNFHISVHGLNIYVAQMIFGGSKNVNVSHMIHDLSFGPKYPGIHNPLDDTNRMLHDTSGTFKYYIKIVPTEYKYLSKDVLSTNQYSVTEYYTPMTEFDRTWPAVYFLYDLSPITVTIKEERRSFLHLITRLCAVLGGTFALTGMLDRWMFRFIESFNKNPSTRSIH; translated from the exons ATGGGTGTGAAGCAGGCTCTAAGGAGCATCGATGCGTTTCCAAGAGCAGAGGATCATTTGTTGCAGAAGACGCAATCGGGTGCAGTTG tATCAATTGTTGGACTTCTTATAATGGCCACTTTGTTCTTACACGAGCTGAGTTATTATCTTAACACACTTACAGTGCACCAG ATGTCAGTGGATCTAAAGCGTGGTGAAACTCTACCAATACATGTAAATATGACGTTTCCATCTTTGCCTTGTGATG TATTGAGCGTGGATGCTATCGACATGTCAGGGAAGCATGAAGTGGATCTTGATACAAACATTTGGAAG CTCCGTCTCAACAGTCATGGACATATCATTGGCACAGAATATTTATCTGATCTTGTTGAAAAGGGGCATGAGCATGGTCACGGTCACTCGTCTCACAAGCATG ATGGCaaagaagaacacaagaatGAGACCGAAATCGAAACATTGAGTTCTCTAGGCTTTGATCAAGCTGCTGAGACTATGATTAAAAAGGTGAAGCAAGCATTGTCAGATGGAGAAGGATGTCGG GTTTATGGTGTCTTAGATGTACAACGGGTTGCTGGAAACTTCCATATTTCAGTTCACGGGCTGAACATCTATGTTGCTCAGATG ATATTTGGTGGTTCCAAGAACGTAAACGTGAGCCATATGATTCATGATCTATCCTTTGGGCCGAAATACCCGGGAATTCACAACCCACTTGATGACACCAACCGAATGCTTCATGACACCAGTGGAACATTCAAATACTATATTAAG ATTGTTCCCACGGAATATAAATATCTTTCGAAAGACGTACTGTCAACAAATCAGTACTCTGTAACTGAATATTACACGCCAATGACTGAATTCGACCGGACATGGCCAG CTGTCTACTTCTTATATGATCTTTCACCTATCACTGTGACAATCAAGGAAGAACGCCGTAGTTTCCTCCATTTAATCACTCGGCTTTGCGCTGTATTAGGCGGTACCTTTGCTTTGACAG GGATGTTAGATCGTTGGATGTTCCGTTTTATTGAATCTTTCAACAAGAATCCGAGTACCAGAAGCATACACTAG
- the LOC104766124 gene encoding uncharacterized protein LOC104766124: MERSDSRDLFNFVRASSLDKNSTLFDASQYEFFGQNLDEMEIGGLDDDGVIAPVLGHTDDDEYHLFDKGEGGGLGSLSEIDDLATTFAKINRNVTGPKHPGVIGDRGSGSFSRESSSATDWTQDAELTSWLDEQDQEAKRWSSQPQSFGHSKPLYRTSSYPQQQPQLQHYNSEPIILPESNFTSFPPPGSRSPQASPGNLLRAPSLPGGSQLTYSAPSPLSNSSFHPSVLSQGPQYGGNLARYASCGPTLGNMVQPHWVTDPCLMHGDHSGLLHSLVQQQHQQLPPRNALMSQHLLALQQRQSYAQLAALQSQLYSSYPSPSRKVPFGVSEVREHKHKSSHRSRKNKGLSQQASDAASQKSERGLQFRSKHMTSEEIETILKMQHSNSHSNDPYVNDYYHQAKLAKKSAGSIKAVSHFYPAQLKDHQPKSRNSSEQHPQVHVDALGKITLPSVRRPRALLELDSSPGFSDGSGDHKGSVKHLEQEPLVAARVTIEDALGVLIDIVDIDRTLQNTRPQDGGAQIKKKRQILLEGLATALQLADPFSKTGQKSGMSAKDDVVFLRIATLPKGRKMLTKYLQLLVPGTEIARVVCMAVFRHLRFLFGGLPSDTLAAETISNLAKAVTVCVQAMDLRALSACLAAVVCSSEQPPLRPIGSSAGDGASVVLISLLERAAEVVVVPRVMHGNPNDGLWRASFDEFFNLLTKYCRSKYETIRGQNQGSAADVLELAIKREMPAELLRASLRHTNDDQRNYLLNFGRKPSAISESASHARGGGQINSESVRG; encoded by the exons ATGGAGAGATCCGATTCCAGGGATTTGTTCAACTTTGTTCGCGCTTCCTCCTTAG ATAAGAACAGTACACTCTTTGATGCCTCACAATATGAgttttttggtcaaaatctgGACGAAATGGAAATTGGGGGTCTTGACGATGATGGAGTGATTGCTCCTGTTCTTGGAcatactgatgatgatgagtatcACTTGTTTGATAAAGGAGAG GGTGGAGGCTTAGGATCACTATCTGAGATCGATGATCTTGCGACAACTTTTGCAAAG ATAAACAGAAATGTTACCGGACCCAAACACCCTGGAGTTATTGGTGATAGAGGATCAGGATCCTTTTCAAGAGAGA GTTCCTCTGCTACCGATTGGACACAGGATGCAGAGCTAACAAGCTGGTTGGACGAACAAGATCAAGAAGCTAAGAGATGGTCCTCACAGCCACAATCATTTGGTCATTCAAAACCTTTGTACAGGACATCCTCCTATCCTCAGCAGCAACCACAGCTGCAGCACTACAATAGCGAACCGATAATCTTACCAGAATCAAATTTTACCTCATTTCCCCCGCCTGGTAGCAGATCTCCGCAGGCTTCACCCGGAAACCTCCTTCGCGCTCCTTCTCTTCCTGGTGGTTCTCAGTTGACCTATTCTGCACCTTCACCACTGTCAAATTCTAGTTTTCACCCCTCCGTATTGTCGCAAGGTCCCCAGTATGGTGGTAATTTGGCTAGATATGCCTCGTGCGGTCCTACGCTTGGTAACATGGTGCAACCTCATTGGGTCACTGATCCTTGTCTTATGCACGGAGATCATTCTGGTTTGTTACATAGTTTGGTGCAACAACAGCATCAACAGTTGCCTCCTCGAAATGCTCTTATGTCGCAACATCTGCTCGCCCTCCAGCAGAGACAATCATATGCTCAGCTTGCCGCGCTACAATCCCAACTGTATAGTTCCTATCCTTCGCCATCACGTAAAGTCCCTTTTGGAGTTAGTGAAGTTAGGGAACACAAACATAAGTCATCTCATAGAAGTCGAAAGAACAAAGGCCTCTCTCAACAGGCATCAGATGCAGCTAGTCAGAAAAGTGAAAGGGGGCTGCAGTTTAGATCGAAACACATGACTTCAGAAGAAATAGAGACTATCCTTAAAATGCAGCATTCCAATTCACACAGCAATGATCCTTATGTCAATGATTATTACCACCAAGCTAAGCTTGCCAAGAAGTCTGCCGGATCTATTAAAGCAGTCTCTCACTTCTATCCCGCTCAGTTGAAGGACCACCAGCCTAAGTCTCGTAATAGTTCTGAACAGCATCCACAAGTTCATGTAGATGCTCTTGGAAAAATTACTCTTCCTTCTGTCCGCAGGCCTCGTGCCTTGCTCGAACTTGACTCTTCTCCTGGTTTTAGCGATGGAAGCGGGGATCATAAGGGCTCAGTAAAACATTTGGAACAGGAACCTCTTGTTGCAGCTAGGGTTACGATTGAAGATGCTCTTGGAGTTCTTATTGACATAGTTGATATTGACAGGACTCTACAAAACACAAGACCCCAGGATGGCGGTGcccaaatcaagaagaagcgGCAGATCCTGCTAGAAGGTTTAGCGACGGCACTTCAACTTGCTGATCCGTTCAGCAAAACTGGTCAGAAATCCGGGATGAGCGCTAAGGATGATGTTGTCTTTCTACGTATAGCGACTCTCCCCAAGGGCCGGAAAATGCTTACGAAGTATTTGCAACTTCTAGTTCCAGGTACTGAGATTGCTCGAGTTGTTTGTATGGCTGTATTCCGCCACTTGAGATTTCTGTTCGGCGGCCTGCCTTCAGATACTCTAGCAGCAGAGACGATATCTAATCTTGCCAAAGCAGTCACGGTTTGTGTTCAAGCAATGGACCTCCGAGCACTGAGTGCTTGCCTTGCAGCTGTAGTTTGTTCTTCAGAGCAGCCACCTCTGCGTCCTATTGGAAGTTCTGCTGGGGATGGTGCTTCAGTTGTCTTGATATCTCTTCTTGAGAGAGCTGCTGAAGTAGTGGTGGTTCCTCGAGTCATGCATGGGAATCCTAATGATGGTCTCTGGAGAGCCTCATTTGATGAATTCTTCAACCTTCTTACCAAATACTGTAGAAGCAAGTATGAGACAATCCGAGGTCAGAACCAAGGTAGTGCAGCGGATGTTTTGGAGCTGGCGATAAAGAGGGAAATGCCCGCTGAGCTTTTACGTGCGAGTCTGCGTCACACCAATGACGACCAAAGGAACTATTTATTAAACTTTGGTCGTAAACCGTCGGCAATTAGTGAGTCGGCGTCTCATGCAAGGGGTGGTGGTCAGATCAACTCTGAATCTGTGAGGGGttaa
- the LOC104766122 gene encoding UDP-glycosyltransferase 82A1 translates to MKVTQMPKILFIPYPAQGHVTPMLHLASAFLSRGFAPVVMTPESIHRRISTTNEDLGITFVALYDGQDRPDAPPSDFFSIENSMENIMPSQLERLLLEEDLGVACVVVDLLASWAVRVADRCGVPVAGFWPVMFAAYRLIQAIPELVRTGLVSRKGCPRQPETPLVLPEQPLLSEEDLPWLIGTPKAQKRRFKFWQRTLERTKSLRWILANSFKDEYDGFNKQKTPYKLFKDFNKENNCQNPQIFHVGPLHYYQAAPSNIAMTKTSLWEEDISCIGWLQEQNPNSVIYISFGSWVSPIGESNIKMLALALEASGRPFLWALNRVWQEGLPPGFVHRVTIAKNQGRIVSWAPQLEVLRNDSVGCFVTHCGWNSTMEAVVSCRRLLCYPVAGDQFVNCKYIVDVWKIGMRISGFGEKEVEDGLRKVMEDQDMGERLKKLRDKAMGNEARLCSERNFILFKEEIK, encoded by the exons ATGAAAGTAACACAAATGCCTAAGATATTATTTATCCCTTATCCGGCGCAAGGCCATGTCACTCCGATGCTCCACCTCGCATCGGCTTTCCTCAGCCGTGGATTCGCCCCTGTCGTTATGACTCCGGAGTCTATCCACCGTCGGATCTCAACTACTAACGAGGATCTTGGGATCACTTTTGTGGCCTTATATGACGGTCAAGATCGTCCGGACGCACCTCCCTCGGACTTCTTTTCGATAGAGAACTCGATGGAGAACATCATGCCGTCTCAGCTCGAACGGCTCCTACTAGAAGAAGATTTGGGTGTGGCTTGTGTTGTGGTTGATTTGTTGGCTTCATGGGCTGTAAGAGTGGCTGATCGGTGTGGAGTTCCGGTTGCCGGATTCTGGCCGGTTATGTTTGCTGCTTACCGTTTGATCCAAGCCATACCAGAGCTAGTACGGACAGGCTTAGTTTCCCGAAAAG GTTGTCCTCGTCAACCAGAGACACCACTAGTCCTGCCGGAGCAACCACTCCTATCTGAAGAAGATCTACCATGGCTAATCGGAACTCCAAAGGCTCAAAAGAGACGATTCAAATTCTGGCAAAGAACCctagaaagaacaaaaagtcTCCGCTGGATCTTGGCAAACTCATTCAAAGACGAATATGATGGTTTCAACAAGCAAAAAACACCCTACAAGTTGTTTAAAGatttcaacaaagaaaacaattgtCAAAATCCTCAAATCTTTCACGTTGGTCCTTTGCATTATTACCAAGCAGCACCAAGTAATATAGCTATGACCAAGACTAGTTTATGGGAAGAAGACATATCTTGTATTGGTTGGCTTCAAGAACAAAACCCGAACTCAGTCATTTATATCTCATTTGGAAGTTGGGTTTCTCCTATAGGagaatcaaatattaaaatgttgGCATTGGCATTGGAAGCGTCGGGAAGACCTTTCCTTTGGGCGCTAAACCGAGTGTGGCAAGAAGGACTTCCACCAGGGTTCGTGCATAGAGTCACCATTGCCAAGAACCAAGGAAGGATCGTCTCATGGGCTCCGCAGCTTGAAGTACTTAGAAACGACTCTGTGGGGTGTTTTGTGACTCATTGTGGTTGGAACTCGACCATGGAG GCCGTGGTAAGTTGTCGGAGGCTACTATGTTATCCGGTGGCCGGAGACCAGTTTGTGAACTGTAAATACATAGTGGACGTGTGGAAAATTGGAATGAGGATTAGCGGGTTTGGAGAGAAAGAGGTTGAAGATGGGCTAAGGAAAGTAATGGAGGATCAAGATATGGGTGAGAGattgaagaagttgagagaTAAAGCAATGGGGAATGAAGCTCGTTTGTGTTCGGAAAggaattttatactttttaaagaAGAGATAAAATAG
- the LOC104766127 gene encoding 40S ribosomal protein S10, mitochondrial-like, which produces MITGVLRRSSLPSRQTLYAALTSFDSCLSHNLTPSSTAASITPRFTLASSPNSFGITARRDYHNRSEPPMFVPAGIAFHGYATSPESKFKDSKSKKSKLKIAPENVKPLSRKEIALQKEAAEESTSKIKGTKICIAIRSFDNPEKQAWCLPPHTRKVAMPDTRTLYTVLRSPHVDKKSREQFEMRFKKRFLVIKAQSHELSKKLFWLKRYRILGAQYELQFHCKTRLDMTKVFGNIADSSTTTIAQ; this is translated from the exons ATGATCACCGGAGTACTCCGCCGATCTTCACTACCGTCGAGGCAGACTCTCTACGCCGCGTTAACCTCCTTCGATTCATGTCTATCTCACAATCTCACTCCATCCTCCACAGCAGCCTCCATCACCCCTCGATTCACTCTCGCGTCGTCTCCGAACTCATTTGGTATCACAGCGAGGAGGGACTACCACAATAGATCTGAGCCGCCGATGTTTGTTCCCGCAGGAATCGCGTTTCACGGTTACGCTACTTCACCAGAGAGTAAATTCAAAGATTCGAAATCTAAGAAATCTAAGCTTAAAATTGCTCCAGAGAATGTCAAACCATTGAGTAGGAAAGAGATCGCTCTCCAG AAAGAAGCAGCTGAAGAGAGCACATCAAAGATCAAAGGAACCAAGATTTGCATAGCGATTCGATCTTTCGATAACCCGGAGAAGCAAGCTTGGTGTCTACCTCCTCACACGCGTAAAGTTGCGATGCCCGACACGAGGACACTGTACACTGTGCTAAGGTCGCCTCACGTCGATAAGAAGTCTAGGGAACAGTTTGAGATGCGGTTCAAGAAACGGTTTCTTGTCATCAAAGCTCAGAGTCACGAGCTGAGCAAGAAGCTCTTTTGGTTGAAACGTTACCGTATTCTTGGAGCTCAGTATGAACTCCAGTTCCATTGCAAGACCCGTTTGGATATGACTAAAGTGTTTGGCAACATTGCTGATagctccaccaccaccattgcTCAGTGA